The Chitinophaga pinensis DSM 2588 region AATAACCAGGTCACGATGTATGACCGTCGCCAGGTATAAGGCCGCATCCATGCCATAATCTCTTTTGCTGCCATTGATCTCGCCGGCATTGTCACCCAGGATGCAATACTCCGATTGCCAGAAACCCAACCCGGGTACCGCTCCTACCGCTTTCGCCAGTGCTTCTCTTGTACTCACCGCCACTTGTGCCGGAGAGGTCGTGAAATAACTATGTCCTGCAATGTTGCGGCTGATATTGGAAAGGTCGCCTACATAATATGGAGAGGAGGGATCAAAGAATGCTGAGACCTGTTTACCTTTGGCCGGTTTATCCGCAGTACTGAACAGATAGTCCAGTTTACCCGCTTCCCCGATTAATATTTTTGTATTGATCTTCCTCGCTGTCAGTACCTTGCTGAGACTTTTCGCCACGCCGCTGATCTGCTCATTATCGTAGGGACAACCTTCCTGGTTGCCATCACTCCAGTCCCATTGCGGTTCGTTGACCGGACTGATAAAATCGAAACGTACACCTGTCGTTTTATAGATACCATTGACCGCATCGGCGACATATGCCGCCATTGCATCATACTTATCTGCAGTAATATTGCTGAGACCTTTATGAGCGAATGCTTTTCCGTTGGTAGTCAGCCGTACCGGCGGACTATTCAGGAATCCCAGGAACCGGTATACCTTTCTTTTCCTGGCGGCTTCCAGGAACCATTGCTGGCCGGACTGATGCTGCCACTCACTGGCTCGTCTCCATTCATCGCGGATATCGCTGCTATCTCCCTGTTCTGTGCTTCCGGCGCCAATATTATAACGCCACATGGACAACCCGATACCCCGGGGAGTGCCGGATGAAGTAGTATCCATACTGAAAAGCCAGTCCGCCATTGCGTTCTTCTTCTGCTCCGGCCAGTTGCCGACAAACTGTACAGACCATGCATCAGATGCGCTGAAGTTGTCTATTGTCTGATATGTCGTACCGGGGTCGATGCTGACATGAACTGCGGTGGTCTGAGCCACCGCAGTTTTCATGAAAGTAATGACCATCAACACCGGCATAAAAATTCTGTTCATGCTAATATCCGGTGGTTTGTTCCAGCTTGTTATTGGTAGCCAGGATTTCTGTTCTTGGAATTGGTAACCAGTAATTCTTTTCAGCGAAGAGGCGTCCGCTCAGGGCTTCTTTTCTTGTATATACTGTTTTACCATTTGCGATAGTAATATCTACACCATAGGCAGGCACATTTTCTGTCTGCATGGCTATTTTCCAGCGACGTACGTCGTAGAAACGATGCTCTTCGAAGGCCAGTTCTACCTGACGTTCTCTTCTGATTACATCACGCATCTGTGACTGGGAAATACCTGCTGCCAGCACGGGTTGTTTTACACTTTCACGCTGCCTGATCTGATTGATAGCGGCATAGACTGTTGCATCCGGCCCTACTGCTTCGTTCTGTGCTTCTGCATAATTCAGCAGTACTTCTGCATAGCGGAGATAGATCCAGGGTTGCAGCCCAGCCACTTCCCACGGGTTGTCGATCGGATTGTTATCATCCATGAATTTACGCAGATAGTAACCTGTTTTGGTGCTATTCCAGTTGGAAGGACCATCTTTACTATCCTTTCCACCAGGTGTATATCCCTGAATGGTAGAGCCTCTGTAGCTGGCGCCATTGTAAAGGATACTGGCGTAAAAGCGGGCATCCCTGTTGGCATACGGATTAGCCGCATCGTATCCGGAAGTAGCATCCGTGATTGGCTTACCGCTTTTCATCTCATAGGCATCCACCAGGTTTTGCAGCGGTGAATTACCTGCCCAGCCGTTGTAACCATTAGGACCATTTGCGATTTCCATACACACGTGACGTGCACCGATCGCATACTGACGACAAAAAATGATCTCATTGTTGTTCACGTTGAGGAACAATTTAGCGTAATCCGGTGCGATTGAATATTGCATAAGGTCCATTACTGCTTTAGCAGCAGCTGCTGCCGCTTCCCAGGTGCCTGTATTATATAACGGACTTGCCGCATACAATAACAAACGTGCTTTCAAAGCCAGTGCGGCGCCTCTTGTAGCACGACCCAGCTGCCATTTATCATCGTTGGCAGCAGGCAGGTATTGTACCGCAGAATCCAGTTCGGCTACTGCATAGTCAATGCCTTCTTTTATGGATGACCTGGTATAATTGGCTTCTGCCATATTATCACTCAGATTATATACTTTATCTCCCACCAGTACGACCTTACCGTAGTTCCTGATCAGGTCATGATAACGGAAAGCGCGTATAAAATGCAGTTCCCCTCTCAGTTTGTTTCTCAGTCCTTCACTCATCTGCACCTGCATAATGTTATTCAGTCCGTAGTTACACTCGCGGATACTCCGGTAACTTCTTCCCCAGATGGTGCCGGCAATACCTGTATTCTCCGGCGCCAGCAGACCACGCTGCATCAGCCAGGTATTATCATCATTGTTATAGATCGCCTCGTCACTGGCAGAACACCACATGGCGTATTCAAAACCTCTGCCAAAACCCGGGTTCGTACCCTCTCCTTCCTTATCCTGGAGCTTGATGCTCATATACCGGTTGATCACATAATCATTGAATAGAGACGAGTCAGATAAGATCGTTACATCAGCCACCCTGTCGGTCGGAACCACATCCAGATAATCTTTTTTACAGGAGGCGAAGGTTGCGCCGGCAAGCGCTATAATGGAATAAAAAATGTGCTTAGTTTTCATCGATGGAATTTTTACGGATTAAAATTTAACGTTCACGCCTGCATTCACGATACGCTGCTGTGGATAGAATTGTCCGCTGCCGCTACTACCTTCCGGATCATAGTCTTTCACTTTGGTAATGGTGAACAGGTTAAATGCATTGGCATAGATCCGCACGCCAGCCAGTCTCAGTCTGGAGAGCAAATTAGCATTCAGGTTATAGCCCAGTTCCACGTTTTTCAAACGGAGGAAAGAAGCATTATTCAGCCAGAAATTATTCTGATATAAACCACCATTGACAGAAGAAGAAGCTCTTTCATCTACTCTTGGATAGGAGCCGTTTGGATTGCCTGGACTCCAGCGATTGTCCGCCCAGCTGCTATAGAAGTTACCAATAGTACCCGACTCCGGTAATACGTACTGACTTACGTGCGTCTGTCCGGAAAATACGATAGACAGGTCGATGCCTTTATAATCAGCGCCCATTACGATACCGTAGGTAATCTCAGGAATGTTGCCATATTTTGTCCTGGTCGCATCATCTGCATTGATCTTACCGTCCTGGTTATAATCTTCATATATCAGATCACCCGGTTTAGCGCCGGTCAGGTGCGGATGTTTATTCAGGTCATCTTCTGTTCTGAAAATACCGATGGCATTGTACAGCAGATAAGTATTCAGCGGTCTGCCGGTAATACGCTGGTAAGCCAGGGTGCCAGGCGCTTCATCCAGGAAGATGATTTCACTCTTGGCGTAAGTAATGTTACCACCGATATTATAATGAATACCATTATTGGTTTTGTTATTATAGCCCAGGGTAGCTTCAATACCCTTGCTGTTCACTTTACCGAGATTCTCGGAAGGTACCAGCGGCTGACCGCCATTCGGGTTCACAATACCAGACAGCTGCGGGATTGACGCATTTCTCATGGCGAGAATGTCGGAACGTTTCTGCTGGAAGTAGATAAACTCCAGGTTGAAATGGTTCAACACCTGTGCATTGAAACCTACATCCAGTTTTTTCGCTGTTTCCCAGGTAATATTAGGATTTCCCAGTTTGATCAGGTCTATACCCGGCTGAATAGCACTACCGATCACATACTGGTTGTTGAAGGAGTAGTTATCATAATACTGGAACAGGCCCACGTTATCATTACCCAGGGTGCCATAGGAACCTCTCAGTTTCAGGTCATTGATAAAGCCTACTGATTTGAACCATTCTTCCTGTGATACGCGCCATCCGGCCGATATGGAAGGGAAGAAACCGTACTGATTCCCTTTAGGGAAGGTGGAGGAACCATCGATACGGGCCTGTGCTTCCAGCAGGTACTTCTCTTCGTAGTTATAAGCGATACGGCCGAAGTAACTTTTCCTGGTGAAATTATAGCTGTTACCGGAGTTGTTCTTATCAGTAGCGGCTGCACCACCCTGAGAAAGCTCCGGCGTTGCAGAAGTCGGGAAATTCATTCTGTATGCGCCCATGCTATCCTGTGCAGTTTTGCTTTGCTCATAAGCGATGAAGGCGTTTACATCATGTTTACCGAATTTCCTGGCGTAGTTCAGTTTAATATTTGAAACAATCAGAGAGCGGTTCAGCTGTCCCTGTGATAAAGTTGCGGCTCCCGCGGCGCCACCTACAATCGTCTTGTTATAAGTATTGGCAGTTTTATCATAC contains the following coding sequences:
- a CDS encoding glycoside hydrolase, with the translated sequence MNRIFMPVLMVITFMKTAVAQTTAVHVSIDPGTTYQTIDNFSASDAWSVQFVGNWPEQKKNAMADWLFSMDTTSSGTPRGIGLSMWRYNIGAGSTEQGDSSDIRDEWRRASEWQHQSGQQWFLEAARKRKVYRFLGFLNSPPVRLTTNGKAFAHKGLSNITADKYDAMAAYVADAVNGIYKTTGVRFDFISPVNEPQWDWSDGNQEGCPYDNEQISGVAKSLSKVLTARKINTKILIGEAGKLDYLFSTADKPAKGKQVSAFFDPSSPYYVGDLSNISRNIAGHSYFTTSPAQVAVSTREALAKAVGAVPGLGFWQSEYCILGDNAGEINGSKRDYGMDAALYLATVIHRDLVIANAKAWQYWLAISPYDYKDGLIYIDKHKTDGDYHDSKMLWAMGNFSRFIRPGAQRIKAGLDRDSSLLISAYKNTDNSVCLVIVNPSQQEIQMDASTKKGKISRLRTYVTSDAGNLQPVPVQNKIIIPARAVVTVTGSIKL
- a CDS encoding RagB/SusD family nutrient uptake outer membrane protein → MKTKHIFYSIIALAGATFASCKKDYLDVVPTDRVADVTILSDSSLFNDYVINRYMSIKLQDKEGEGTNPGFGRGFEYAMWCSASDEAIYNNDDNTWLMQRGLLAPENTGIAGTIWGRSYRSIRECNYGLNNIMQVQMSEGLRNKLRGELHFIRAFRYHDLIRNYGKVVLVGDKVYNLSDNMAEANYTRSSIKEGIDYAVAELDSAVQYLPAANDDKWQLGRATRGAALALKARLLLYAASPLYNTGTWEAAAAAAKAVMDLMQYSIAPDYAKLFLNVNNNEIIFCRQYAIGARHVCMEIANGPNGYNGWAGNSPLQNLVDAYEMKSGKPITDATSGYDAANPYANRDARFYASILYNGASYRGSTIQGYTPGGKDSKDGPSNWNSTKTGYYLRKFMDDNNPIDNPWEVAGLQPWIYLRYAEVLLNYAEAQNEAVGPDATVYAAINQIRQRESVKQPVLAAGISQSQMRDVIRRERQVELAFEEHRFYDVRRWKIAMQTENVPAYGVDITIANGKTVYTRKEALSGRLFAEKNYWLPIPRTEILATNNKLEQTTGY
- a CDS encoding SusC/RagA family TonB-linked outer membrane protein, which codes for MKKCLSRVVTSVSLQQWLLILLFSLSHIPVLQAQKTSVAGRVTEGKDALPGVSVRVKGTNQGALTNEQGRFTLTAAPGDTLVFNHMGYSPQEIIVKGGAAVNVSLVTSSQNVNEVVVVGYGTQKKATLTGSISVVKGSDIIKSPQPNVSNALAGRFSGVITNNRSGEPGYDGSNITIRGLATPGSNDVLIVVDGVPGQIGGLDRLDPNDIESISVLKDASAAVYGSRAANGVILVTTKRGKTGKPAISYSFNQGFSSPTRLPKMADAATYAEITNEIRYYGSPAGGMNQLYSAAEIQKFRDGSDPLNYPNTDWQKEALKSVALQNQHNLSVSGGTDNVRYYASLGMIKQDGIYREGVTDYHQYNFRSNIDADVTKRLKVGIYLSGRQEDRLYPQTGAGDIFRSIYRAYPTVAARYPNGLPTSGIENNNPVLQVTDIGGTNRNPTQVFNGILKGSYAIPGVDGLSLDGFFSVDKSWSFAKSFSKPYAVYLYDKTANTYNKTIVGGAAGAATLSQGQLNRSLIVSNIKLNYARKFGKHDVNAFIAYEQSKTAQDSMGAYRMNFPTSATPELSQGGAAATDKNNSGNSYNFTRKSYFGRIAYNYEEKYLLEAQARIDGSSTFPKGNQYGFFPSISAGWRVSQEEWFKSVGFINDLKLRGSYGTLGNDNVGLFQYYDNYSFNNQYVIGSAIQPGIDLIKLGNPNITWETAKKLDVGFNAQVLNHFNLEFIYFQQKRSDILAMRNASIPQLSGIVNPNGGQPLVPSENLGKVNSKGIEATLGYNNKTNNGIHYNIGGNITYAKSEIIFLDEAPGTLAYQRITGRPLNTYLLYNAIGIFRTEDDLNKHPHLTGAKPGDLIYEDYNQDGKINADDATRTKYGNIPEITYGIVMGADYKGIDLSIVFSGQTHVSQYVLPESGTIGNFYSSWADNRWSPGNPNGSYPRVDERASSSVNGGLYQNNFWLNNASFLRLKNVELGYNLNANLLSRLRLAGVRIYANAFNLFTITKVKDYDPEGSSGSGQFYPQQRIVNAGVNVKF